The Nitrosococcus watsonii C-113 genome includes the window TTGCTCCCTTAATAGAATTAGGCCTTAATCATGAGCAGCAGCACCAAGAACTGCTCTTGACTGATCTTAAACATATCTTTGCCACCAACCCTCTCCGTCCCGTCTACCAGGAGTTGGCTACCCCGCAACTCAAGGAAGCAGGGAAGAATAGCAGCCTCGAATGGTATGACTACAAGGGTGGACTGCATGCCTTGGGATATTCCGGGGAAGGTTTTGCCTACGACAATGAAAGTCCGAATCACCTTGTTTACTTGCGCGATTTTCGCCTAGCTTCGCGCCTCGTGACCAATGGGGAATACTTAGCCTTTATGGCGGCAGGAGGATATCGAGAACCCCGCTACTGGCTCTCTGAGGGTTGGTATACGGTGCGGCAAGAAGGCTGGCAAGCGCCATTGTATTGGGAGCAGCAGGATGAAAGTTGGTGGCACATGACTCTCCATGGGATGCAACCTATTCAGAAAGAGGTTCCTGTATGCCATCTGAGCTATTATGAAGCCGACGCCTATGCCCGCTGGGCAGGTTATCGATTACCTACGGAGGCTGAATGGGAAATTGGGGCGCGAGCACTGCCATGCCGGGGGAATTTTTTGGAGTCAGGGGTCTTACAGCCCTTACCCGCGCCTCCAGCAGATCATACCCCGGTTCAAATGTTTGGGGATGTTTGGGAGTGGACTGGGAGTCCCTATGCACCCTATCCTGGTTATCGGCCTACCGAGGGAGCTATTGGTGAATACAATGGAAAATTTATGTGCAATCAAATGGTTTTACGAGGTGGCTCCTGCATCAGCTCATCTGAGCATTTGCGCGCCTCCTATCGCAATTTTTTTCCTCCCCAAGCCCGCTGGCAATTTACGGGCCTTCGACTAGCGGATGATGTATGAATTCAGTCCTCTCTAGCCAGAAGCAGAAGCGGGGTGAACCTGCTTTCCATGATTATCGGCCGGCGCAAGCGCGGTTTCGGGAAGATGTTCTCTCTGGATTAGCTCAAAGCCAGCGCCGGATTCCCCCTAAGTATTTTTACGATGAAAAGGGCTCCCGCCTCTTTGATGCTATCTGCCGATTGCCCGAGTATTATCCTACCCGCACTGAAATCCGGTTACTTAAGCACTATGGGGCGGAAATGGCGGAATATGTAGGCGAGGGCAGCGTGCTGGTAGAGTTTGGCAGCGGGAGTAGTCTTAAGATCCGCGTCCTTCTCGATGCCTTGGAGCCAGCAGCCTATTTGCCCATTGATATTTCCCGTGAGCACCTTTTTCAGTCCGCTAAGCAGTTGGCCGGGGACTATCCCGGGGTGGCTATCCATGCTGTCTGCGCGGATTATAGCCAGCCCTTGGGTTTGCCCGGGGGGTTTGCTGAAAAGCCTAAAGCAGGATTTTTTCCAGGCTCAAGTATCGGCAACTTCGAGCCTGAAGAAGCCCGCCAATTTCTGACGCGGATAGCAGCCCTGCTAGGGCCGGGGAGTGGTTTGCTCATCGGTGTGGATTTAAAGAAAGAGGCCGCCCTACTCAATGCCGCCTATAATGATAACCAAGGTATTACGGCGGCTTTTAATTTAAACCTATTGCAGCGCATTAACCGGGAGCTGGAAGGAAATTTTGATCTAGCCGGCTTTGAGCATCACGCTCTTTATAATTCGACTAAGGGGCGGGTGGAAATGCACTTGGTTAGCCTTAAAGACCAAGCAGTAACGGTGAGTAATCAAACCTTCCAATTCCAGGCGGGAGAAACGCTCCATACGGAGAATTCCTATAAATACAATATTGAAGAATTTCAGCAATTGGCAAGTTCGGCAGGGTTCCAGTCACAGCGGGTTTGGACTGATCGGGAGAATTTGTTCAGTGTCCATTATCTGAGTCTTTAGGCTGGCTAACCTCCAGGACCCTTATAAAACGTTGCAATAGGAATTAGAACCGACGAAAAAAATGACCTTAATTTCATGCTCCCAGATCCCGCCGCGCTGTACTTGGTTCAAACGATTTGGTTTGTAGGTTTATGTATTATTGTATAATCAATGGTTTTATCTAAAAACTGCAGCACTAGGACAGTCCATGTATAGCAAAGAGATGCATATTGCCGGTTATGATGAGGAACTTGAGACCGCTCTTAGCAATGAAGCACGGCGGCAAGAGGAACATATCGAATTAATTGCTTCGGAGAATTATGTCAGTCCTCGGGTGTTAGAAGCTCAAGGGTCCGTGCTGACTAACAAGTATGCCGAAGGCTATCCTGGCAAGCGTTATTATGGGGGCTGCGAGTATGTGGATGTCGCGGAGCGGTTAGCTATCGAACGGGCTAAAATATTGTTCGAGGCTGATTATGCCAATGTCCAACCCCATTCCGGATCTCAGGCAAATGCCGCTGCCTGTCTGGCTTTGCTAGCGCCGGGTGATACCCTCATGGGATTGAGCCTTGCCCATGGCGGACATCTCACCCACGGCGCCAAGGTCAATTTCTCAGGCCAAATATTTAACGCGGTTCAGTTTGGGGTAAATGCAGATACGGGACTTATCGATTACGATGAGGTAGAGCAGCTAGCAAAGGCGCATCGTCCCAAGCTGATTATCGCCGGCTTTACCGCTTATTCCCGTATAGTTGACTGGCAGCGTTTCCGAGAAATTGCCGATGGAGTAGGCGCCTATTTGCTAGCGGATATCGCCCATTTGGCTGGAATGATCGCCGCGGGGATTTATCCTAACCCCGTGCAAATCGCCGATGTCACGACTAGCACGACTCATAAAACATTACGGGGTCCACGTTCAGGGCTGATTTTGGCTAAAGCCAACCCCGAAATTGAGAAAAAACTCAATTCCAAGGTCTTTCCGGGTATTCAAGGAGGGCCTTTAATGCATATTGTCGCGGCCAAGGCGGTGGCCTTTAAAGAAGCCATGGAACCGGCGTTTAAGGATTATCAACGGCAAGTGATTCGCAACGCCCAGGCGATGGCGGAGGCTATTCAGTCTCGGGGCTATAAAATTGTTTCCGGTGGAACTGATAGCCATTTGTTTTTAGTAGATCTCGTCGCCAAGGGATTGACCGGCAAGGCTGCGGATGCCGCGTTGGGCCGAGCAAATATCACCGTAAATAAAAACACGGTGCCTAACGATCCCCAATCTCCGTTTGTAACCAGCGGTATTCGCATTGGTAGCCCTGCCATGACCACGCGCGGTTTTAAGGAAGCGGAGATTCGCGAATTGGCGGGATGGGTTTGTGATGTGCTGGACGATATTGAAAATGAGACCATCATTGCGGACACCAAGGAGAAAGTATTGGCTCTCTGTGCCCGCTTCCCGGTTTATGGC containing:
- the egtD gene encoding L-histidine N(alpha)-methyltransferase encodes the protein MNSVLSSQKQKRGEPAFHDYRPAQARFREDVLSGLAQSQRRIPPKYFYDEKGSRLFDAICRLPEYYPTRTEIRLLKHYGAEMAEYVGEGSVLVEFGSGSSLKIRVLLDALEPAAYLPIDISREHLFQSAKQLAGDYPGVAIHAVCADYSQPLGLPGGFAEKPKAGFFPGSSIGNFEPEEARQFLTRIAALLGPGSGLLIGVDLKKEAALLNAAYNDNQGITAAFNLNLLQRINRELEGNFDLAGFEHHALYNSTKGRVEMHLVSLKDQAVTVSNQTFQFQAGETLHTENSYKYNIEEFQQLASSAGFQSQRVWTDRENLFSVHYLSL
- the glyA gene encoding serine hydroxymethyltransferase; this encodes MYSKEMHIAGYDEELETALSNEARRQEEHIELIASENYVSPRVLEAQGSVLTNKYAEGYPGKRYYGGCEYVDVAERLAIERAKILFEADYANVQPHSGSQANAAACLALLAPGDTLMGLSLAHGGHLTHGAKVNFSGQIFNAVQFGVNADTGLIDYDEVEQLAKAHRPKLIIAGFTAYSRIVDWQRFREIADGVGAYLLADIAHLAGMIAAGIYPNPVQIADVTTSTTHKTLRGPRSGLILAKANPEIEKKLNSKVFPGIQGGPLMHIVAAKAVAFKEAMEPAFKDYQRQVIRNAQAMAEAIQSRGYKIVSGGTDSHLFLVDLVAKGLTGKAADAALGRANITVNKNTVPNDPQSPFVTSGIRIGSPAMTTRGFKEAEIRELAGWVCDVLDDIENETIIADTKEKVLALCARFPVYG
- the egtB gene encoding ergothioneine biosynthesis protein EgtB, producing the protein MIPSQDAVELKEIVPDTREEGFILMGRYRQVRQLSETLCQPLVDEDYVIQTMPDVSPPKWHLAHSSWFFENFILIPNLKGYQFFHPAYGYLFNSYYETVGQFWPRLQRGLLSRPTVAEVYAYRHHVDKNMERLAENLEAEKWPAVAPLIELGLNHEQQHQELLLTDLKHIFATNPLRPVYQELATPQLKEAGKNSSLEWYDYKGGLHALGYSGEGFAYDNESPNHLVYLRDFRLASRLVTNGEYLAFMAAGGYREPRYWLSEGWYTVRQEGWQAPLYWEQQDESWWHMTLHGMQPIQKEVPVCHLSYYEADAYARWAGYRLPTEAEWEIGARALPCRGNFLESGVLQPLPAPPADHTPVQMFGDVWEWTGSPYAPYPGYRPTEGAIGEYNGKFMCNQMVLRGGSCISSSEHLRASYRNFFPPQARWQFTGLRLADDV